One part of the Conexibacter woesei Iso977N genome encodes these proteins:
- a CDS encoding glycoside hydrolase family 15 protein: protein MRIEDYAVLGDCQTAALVGRDGSVDWLCLPHFDSASCFAALLGDASHGTWRIAPVGDVHTTTRRYVEGTLVLETDMETADGAIRITDFLPPRGDGALASQLMRIVEGLRGEVPVRMDFALRPDYATIVPWVEAAPDGLTALAGPDGFRLSTTLPLELDVGGAHAELVVSAQERHRAVLTWHRSYERAPVIEDADSALARTIAWWRAWTGRCTYEGAYRDEVLRSLVVLKAMTLEATGALVAAPTTSLPEDLGGSRNWDYRYCWLRDSVLVLEALLDAGYTDEAAGFRDFLLRVGTGDPAKIQIMYGIRGERRLTEFELPELPGYEGSQPVRIGNAASEQFQLDVFGEAFAVAAIGIDLTGEIERDLWPRWCAIVEHVAGVWQQPDDGIWESRGPRRHYTYSKVMAWVVFDRAVSLAERFGLEAPLERWRATRDEIHQEVCDKGWDPDRRTFTQYYGSRALDASILNIPLVGFLPGDDPRVTATIDAVRDELGRDGFVSRYSTAQTDDGLDGDEGQFLACSFWLAAALAHNDRVAEARALFERLAGLANDLGLLAEEYDVARGRQVGNFPQAFSHLTLIVAARAISDAEARTTTAGDGHPPAVAAATPALRE, encoded by the coding sequence ATGCGCATCGAAGACTACGCCGTGCTGGGCGACTGCCAGACCGCCGCCCTCGTCGGCCGCGACGGGTCGGTCGACTGGCTGTGCCTGCCCCACTTCGACTCGGCCTCGTGCTTCGCGGCGCTGCTCGGCGACGCCTCGCACGGCACCTGGCGCATCGCGCCGGTCGGCGACGTCCACACGACCACGCGCCGCTACGTCGAGGGCACGCTGGTCCTGGAGACCGACATGGAGACCGCCGACGGCGCGATCCGCATCACCGACTTCCTGCCCCCGCGCGGCGACGGCGCGCTGGCGTCGCAGCTGATGCGGATCGTCGAGGGCCTGCGCGGCGAGGTGCCCGTGCGGATGGACTTCGCGCTGCGGCCCGACTACGCCACGATCGTCCCGTGGGTCGAGGCGGCGCCCGACGGCCTCACCGCGCTCGCCGGCCCCGACGGCTTCCGCCTGAGCACCACGCTGCCGCTCGAGCTCGACGTCGGCGGCGCGCACGCCGAGCTGGTCGTCTCGGCGCAGGAGCGCCATCGCGCGGTCCTCACCTGGCACCGCTCCTACGAGCGGGCGCCGGTGATCGAGGACGCCGACTCCGCGCTGGCGCGCACGATCGCCTGGTGGCGCGCGTGGACCGGTCGCTGCACCTACGAGGGCGCCTACCGCGACGAGGTGCTGCGCTCGCTCGTCGTCCTCAAGGCCATGACCTTGGAGGCCACCGGTGCGCTGGTCGCGGCGCCCACGACCTCGCTGCCCGAAGACCTCGGCGGCAGCCGCAACTGGGACTACCGCTACTGCTGGCTGCGCGACTCGGTGCTCGTCCTCGAGGCGTTGCTGGACGCCGGCTACACCGACGAGGCCGCGGGCTTCCGCGACTTCCTGCTGCGCGTCGGGACCGGCGACCCGGCCAAGATCCAGATCATGTACGGGATCCGCGGCGAGCGGCGCCTGACCGAGTTCGAGCTGCCCGAGCTGCCCGGCTACGAGGGCTCGCAGCCGGTGCGGATCGGGAACGCGGCCTCCGAGCAGTTCCAGCTCGACGTCTTCGGCGAGGCGTTCGCGGTCGCGGCCATCGGCATCGACCTCACCGGGGAGATCGAGCGCGACCTGTGGCCGCGCTGGTGCGCGATCGTCGAGCACGTCGCCGGCGTCTGGCAGCAGCCCGACGACGGGATCTGGGAGAGCCGCGGCCCGCGCCGTCACTACACGTACTCCAAGGTCATGGCCTGGGTCGTCTTCGACCGCGCCGTGAGCCTCGCCGAGCGCTTCGGGCTCGAGGCGCCGCTGGAGCGCTGGCGCGCGACGCGCGACGAGATCCACCAGGAGGTCTGCGACAAGGGCTGGGATCCTGACCGCCGTACGTTCACCCAGTACTACGGATCGCGAGCGCTCGACGCCAGCATCCTCAACATCCCGCTCGTCGGCTTCCTGCCCGGCGACGACCCGCGCGTGACCGCGACGATCGACGCGGTGCGCGACGAGCTGGGCCGCGACGGGTTCGTCTCGCGCTACTCGACCGCGCAGACCGACGACGGCCTCGACGGCGACGAGGGCCAGTTCCTGGCCTGCTCGTTCTGGCTGGCCGCCGCGCTGGCGCACAACGACCGGGTCGCCGAGGCGCGCGCGCTGTTCGAGCGCCTCGCCGGGCTGGCCAACGACCTCGGCCTGCTGGCCGAGGAGTACGACGTCGCCCGCGGCCGCCAGGTCGGCAACTTCCCCCAGGCCTTCAGCCACCTCACGCTGATCGTCGCGGCCCGCGCGATCTCCGACGCCGAGGCCCGGACGACGACCGCCGGCGACGGGCACCCGCCGGCCGTCGCCGCGGCCACGCCGGCCTTGCGGGAGTAG
- a CDS encoding flavin monoamine oxidase family protein, with amino-acid sequence MSVGLGKALPPAVRAAAREELDPEGTARRAAAEPETAGTAAPHGAGDERAGGLSRRQLLRTGGALGASLLAAQMTRGTTAARAAGNRPNVVVVGAGLAGVTAAYRLAQVGIPVNLYEASDRVGGRCFTARGFSGGQTAEHGGEFVDTRHVHLIKLAQELGLTLEDFFDAQGNPPGWPAYIGGTWYPEDAWDPDFDRLTRAIIKQARAIGAVSNGAIDPTAYSYGTATPAARQLDQLSMTDWLDQRLPGTTGSPFGKLLERIAGSGIGLPMSGSSAINWMDLLGPDDADERYHIRGGNDQVPTLAAAALPRGALHMNAPLQRLSRRNDGRYELRFGGIGATVLADRVVLALPYSTLRDVDLSCAGLSPHRMSVIQQLSMGTNGKLLLRYDDRPQAHTYALGQWTGFSLDYGAARHTWDSTRRQPGNGSITTMFYGGQGAPAWAGRPAHAGASGAFVANAVSHLDATVPGTGAHFTGEAWIDAWVNDPWVRGSYSAYGIGQYTANEGFNYRAEGAIHFAGEHTSTYSRAYLNGGVESGQRAAIEIMNKAGVPVPANIANLPYSGS; translated from the coding sequence ATGAGCGTTGGTTTGGGCAAGGCCCTGCCGCCCGCCGTCCGCGCCGCGGCCCGCGAGGAGTTGGACCCCGAGGGCACCGCCAGGCGCGCCGCCGCAGAGCCCGAGACCGCCGGGACCGCAGCGCCGCACGGCGCGGGCGACGAGCGCGCCGGGGGCCTGTCGCGCCGCCAGCTGCTGCGCACCGGGGGCGCGCTCGGCGCGTCGCTGCTCGCGGCGCAGATGACGCGTGGCACCACGGCGGCCCGTGCCGCCGGCAACCGGCCCAACGTCGTGGTGGTCGGCGCGGGCCTGGCCGGCGTCACCGCGGCCTACCGCCTGGCGCAGGTCGGCATCCCCGTGAACCTGTACGAGGCGAGCGACCGCGTCGGCGGTCGCTGCTTCACCGCGCGCGGGTTCAGCGGCGGGCAGACGGCCGAGCACGGCGGCGAGTTCGTCGACACGCGGCACGTGCATCTGATCAAGCTCGCCCAGGAGCTCGGGCTCACCCTCGAGGACTTCTTCGACGCCCAGGGCAACCCGCCCGGCTGGCCGGCCTACATCGGCGGCACGTGGTACCCCGAGGACGCGTGGGACCCGGACTTCGACCGGCTCACCAGGGCGATCATCAAGCAGGCGCGCGCCATCGGCGCCGTCAGCAACGGGGCGATCGACCCGACCGCCTACAGCTACGGGACCGCGACGCCCGCGGCCAGGCAGCTCGACCAGCTGTCGATGACCGACTGGCTCGACCAGCGCCTTCCGGGAACGACCGGCAGCCCGTTCGGCAAGCTGCTCGAGCGCATCGCCGGCTCGGGCATCGGGCTGCCGATGAGCGGCTCCTCCGCGATCAACTGGATGGACCTGCTCGGGCCCGACGACGCCGACGAGCGGTACCACATCCGCGGCGGCAACGACCAGGTGCCGACGCTCGCGGCCGCCGCCCTGCCCAGGGGCGCGCTGCACATGAACGCCCCGCTGCAGCGGCTCAGCCGCCGCAACGACGGCCGCTACGAGCTGCGCTTCGGCGGCATCGGCGCGACGGTCCTCGCCGACCGCGTCGTCCTGGCGCTGCCGTACTCGACCCTGCGCGACGTCGACCTGTCCTGCGCGGGGCTCAGCCCGCACCGCATGAGCGTGATCCAGCAGCTCAGCATGGGGACCAACGGCAAGCTGCTGCTGCGCTACGACGACCGGCCGCAGGCCCACACGTACGCCCTCGGCCAGTGGACGGGCTTCAGCCTCGACTACGGCGCCGCCCGCCACACGTGGGACAGCACCCGGCGGCAGCCGGGCAACGGAAGCATCACCACCATGTTCTACGGAGGCCAGGGCGCGCCGGCGTGGGCGGGCCGGCCGGCGCACGCCGGCGCCTCGGGCGCGTTCGTCGCCAACGCGGTGTCCCACCTCGACGCGACGGTCCCGGGCACCGGGGCGCACTTCACGGGCGAGGCGTGGATCGACGCGTGGGTCAACGACCCGTGGGTGCGTGGCTCGTACTCCGCGTACGGCATCGGCCAGTACACGGCCAACGAGGGCTTCAACTACCGCGCCGAGGGCGCGATCCACTTCGCCGGGGAGCACACCTCCACCTACAGCCGCGCGTATCTCAACGGCGGCGTCGAGAGCGGCCAGCGGGCGGCGATCGAGATCATGAACAAGGCCGGCGTGCCGGTGCCCGCCAACATCGCGAACCTGCCCTACAGCGGCAGCTAG
- a CDS encoding CBU_0592 family membrane protein — protein sequence MDQIVQVLGSLLILVAFVAAQRGRLSASSPVYLALNFTGSLVLAVLAAQERQAGFLLLEGCWAIVSAAGLLRAARGRPARVSA from the coding sequence ATGGACCAGATCGTCCAGGTGCTCGGATCGCTCTTGATCCTCGTCGCGTTCGTCGCCGCCCAACGCGGCAGGCTGTCGGCGTCCTCGCCCGTCTACCTCGCGCTGAACTTCACCGGTTCGCTCGTGCTCGCGGTGCTCGCCGCGCAGGAGCGCCAGGCGGGGTTCCTGCTGCTGGAGGGCTGCTGGGCGATCGTGTCGGCCGCGGGGCTGCTGCGCGCCGCCCGCGGCCGGCCGGCACGCGTCAGCGCCTGA